The following proteins are encoded in a genomic region of Glycine soja cultivar W05 chromosome 17, ASM419377v2, whole genome shotgun sequence:
- the LOC114393749 gene encoding thaumatin-like protein 1, whose amino-acid sequence MDRPTLSLFSFLLTLHLSLSGVISTTFTLVNKCEYTVWPGILSNAGVPPLSTTGFVLQTGASTTIAAPASWGGRFWGRTLCSQDSTSGKFSCVTGDCGSGKLECSGNGAAPPATLAEFTLDGAGGLDFFDVSLVDGYNVPMLVVPQGGSGGKCSATGCVGDLNGACPSELKVMSGDGREGVVACKSACEAFNSPQYCCSGAYGTPDTCKSSSYSEIFKSACPRAYSYAYDDKTSTFTCASADYTITFCPSPTTSQKASQGQDGSSTTSPLLNNNGTMVYEGAFGQNEISWATCSHVFQSQALAGIVSMTMAMWLF is encoded by the exons ATGGATCGCCCAACACTATCATTATTTTCATTCCTACTAACACTCCATCTATCACTATCAG GGGTAATTTCAACCACTTTCACTCTAGTTAACAAATGTGAGTACACGGTGTGGCCGGGAATTCTTTCCAATGCTGGTGTTCCTCCTCTTTCCACCACAGGCTTCGTTCTCCAAACCGGCGCGTCCACTACAATCGCCGCACCCGCGTCTTGGGGTGGCCGTTTCTGGGGCAGAACATTATGCTCCCAGGACTCAACCAGCGGCAAGTTCTCCTGCGTCACCGGCGACTGCGGCTCCGGCAAGCTCGAGTGCTCCGGAAACGGCGCCGCGCCGCCTGCCACCCTGGCCGAGTTCACCCTGGACGGCGCCGGAGGACTCGATTTCTTCGATGTAAGCCTTGTCGACGGCTACAACGTGCCGATGCTGGTGGTGCCGCAGGGTGGCTCCGGCGGGAAGTGCAGCGCGACGGGGTGCGTCGGGGACCTGAACGGCGCGTGTCCCTCAGAGCTGAAGGTGATGAGTGGCGATGGGAGAGAGGGAGTGGTGGCGTGCAAGAGCGCGTGCGAGGCGTTTAACTCGCCGCAGTATTGCTGCAGTGGCGCGTACGGCACGCCCGACACGTGCAAGTCTTCGTCTTACTCCGAGATATTCAAGAGCGCTTGCCCACGCGCCTATAGCTACGCTTACGACGACAAGACCAGCACCTTCACCTGCGCTTCCGCGGATTATACCATCACCTTTTGTCCTTCCCCCACCACCAG TCAGAAGGCATCACAGGGGCAAGATGGTTCTTCTACTACCTCTCCCTTGCTGAACAACAACGGCACAATGGTGTATGAAGGTGCATTTGGTCAGAATGAAATCTCGTGGGCCACGTGCAGCCACGTGTTCCAATCCCAAGCCCTCGCCGGCATTGTCAGTATGACGATGGCTATGTGGCTCTTctaa
- the LOC114393748 gene encoding uncharacterized protein LOC114393748: protein MGSVCSAGKAEKNKNKEVEGKALGKKLKKLKSIAKGKEDSYSISRTGRKQKKLNSGLSGEFKLSTPSRKEGKESSQRGSFWGRAGERAVEVLDTLGSGVPKLSNSNGFGSGMAPRGNKISILAFEVANTINKGAILFQSVSEENIQFLKKEILQSEGVQQLVSTDTKELIGLVEADKREEFNVFSREVVRFGNICKDPQWHNLERYFSRLHLDILDNRQPRVEAEMTMQELTTLAQNTAELYHELTSLERFEQDYQHKLKEMESLNLPLNGDSLTAFQIEIKHQRKLVRSLKKKSLWSRNLVEIVEKLVEIVTHIDQAILEFLGDHGATAVKHCNGSERLGEAGLSLHYANIINQINMIASRPTVLPPNIRDTLYHGLPNNIKSALPSRMQSIDAMKELSITQVKAEMDKTLQWLNPFATNTTKAHQGFGWVGEWANTCNEFGENMARESNLIRLQTLYYAEKQKMDFYIIELLTHLHYLVTFVRYRHNTMRPMPTRTSPRRLDFQSNMLQFISLDSINKPLGSKLSQEDKRLLEEVTMRKRSPGVSKSENLEVTKKRSAKVWHHSNSVGSSPVTREGLEHQRSNVLDIIDGL from the exons ATGGGGTCTGTTTGCTCAGCTGGTAAggctgagaaaaataaaaacaaagaggtTGAAGGGAAAGCCTTGGGGAAGAAGCTTAAGAAGTTAAAGAGCATTGCAAAGGGGAAAGAAGATTCTTATTCAATTTCAAGGACTGGTAGAAAGCAAAAGAAGCTAAACTCCGGACTTTCAGGCGAATTCAAATTATCCACTCCTAGTCGAAAAGAAGGCAAAGAG AGCTCCCAGAGAGGCTCCTTTTGGGGAAGAGCTGGTGAGAGGGCAGTAGAAGTTCTTGACACACTTGGAAGTGGCGTGCCGAAGTTAAGCAATAGTAATGGGTTTGGCTCTGGAATGGCTCCTAGAGGGAATAAAATATCTATATTGGCATTTGAAGTAGCTAATACAATAAACAAAGGAGCAATCTTGTTTCAATCAGTTTCCGAAGAAAACATTCAGTTCCTTAAGAAGGAGATTTTACAATCAGAAGGGGTGCAACAATTAGTTTCAACTGATACAAAGGAGTTAATAGGTCTTGTTGAAGCTGACAAAAG GGAAGAATTCAATGTCTTCTCCCGGGAAGTTGTTAGATTTGGAAATATATGTAAGGACCCTCAGTGGCATAACCTAGAACGATATTTCTCAAG ATTACATTTGGATATCTTGGACAACAGGCAACCAAGGGTAGAGGCAGAAATGACAATGCAGGAATTGACCACTCTAGCTCAGAATACTGCT GAATTATATCACGAACTAACTTCGTTAGAACGTTTTGAACAAGATTATCAGCACAAGCTTAAGGAAATGGAATCCTTAAATCTTCCTCTCAACG GGGACAGTCTCACTGCTTTTCAGATTGAAATAAAGCATCAAAGAAAGCTTGTTAGGAGCTTGAAAAAGAAATCTCTTTGGTCCAGAAATTTGGTTGAG ATAGTTGAAAAGCTTGTTGAGATCGTTACCCATATAGATCAAGCAATTTTGGAGTTCCTTGGAGATCATG GTGCAACCGCTGTCAAGCATTGTAATGGTTCTGAAAGACTTGGTGAAGCTGGCCTCTCACTGCACTATGCTAACATTATCAATCAGATAAACATGATT GCATCTCGTCCAACCGTTCTTCCTCCAAATATAAGAGACACATTGTATCATGGATTGCCAAATAATATTAAGAGTGCACTTCCTTCCCGGATGCAAAGCATTGATGCTATGAAAGAG CTCTCCATCACTCAGGTCAAAGCTGAAATGGACAAGACTCTGCAGTGGCTCAATCCATTTGCCACAAATACGACCAA AGCACATCAAGGTTTTGGATGGGTTGGCGAATGGGCAAATACATG CAATGAGTTTGGAGAAAATATGGCCAGAGAAAGTAACCTGATTCGCCTCCAAACACTTTACTACGCTGAGAAGCAAAAGATGGATTTTTACATAATCGAATTGTTGACTCACCTTCACTATTTGGTTACATTTGTAAGATACAGACACAATACCATGAGGCCAATGCCAACAAGAACTTCTCCTAGGCGACTTGATTTTCAATCAAACATGTTGCAATTTATATCTTTAGACAGTATTAACAAGCCTTTGGGATCTAAACTTTCTCAAGAGGATAAAAGATTATTAGAAGAGGTAACTATGAGGAAAAGAAGCCCTGGAGTTAGCAAAAGCGAGAATCTTGAAGTAACCAAGAAAAGAAGTGCCAAAGTTTGGCATCATAGCAATAGTGTAGGAAGTTCACCTGTTACTAGAGAAGGCTTGGAGCACCAAAGATCTAATGTTTTGGATATTATAGATGGGCTATAA